One Glycine max cultivar Williams 82 chromosome 6, Glycine_max_v4.0, whole genome shotgun sequence DNA segment encodes these proteins:
- the LOC100809892 gene encoding probable beta-1,4-xylosyltransferase IRX9H produces the protein MASFRRTLSPAYPDRQYLNGSFSVSSPSHKLPSSNAKYSSPLPEIAAAFRRLAGGVFTRRHGRKGQWRRVAFRCVLCFFVGFLLGMFPFGHVSEDVRSHEISFEMKPPPLPRAAANNAQQLLREERVLRNRVEREGFVVDPVSLSAEREWQSERFDFAPKKPLIVVTPTYERTFQAYFLNRLGQVLRLVPPPVVWIVVEMKAASMETAEVLRKTGVMYRHLVCNKNLTDVKDRGVHQRNTALEHIEHHRLDGIVYFADDDNVYSLELFDALRDISRFGTWPVAMLVPSKNKAILEGPVCNASQVIGWHTNEKSKRLRRFHVDMSGFAFNSTILWDPKRWQRPSSNPIRQLDTVKEGFQETTFIEQLVEDESQMEGSPPGCSKILNWHLHLTAHNIVYPKGWVLQKNLDAVIPVK, from the exons atggCCTCGTTCCGACGGACTCTGTCGCCGGCGTATCCCGATCGCCAGTACCTTAACGGTTCGTTTTCAGTCTCCTCTCCGTCGCACAAGCTCCCGTCCTCAAACGCAAAATACTCCTCGCCGCTGCCGGAGATTGCGGCGGCGTTTCGTCGTCTCGCCGGCGGAGTGTTCACGCGCCGGCACGGTCGGAAAGGCCAGTGGAGGCGCGTGGCATTCAGGTGCGTGCTTTGCTTCTTCGTAGGGTTCTTGCTGGGCATGTTCCCGTTCGGCCACGTGTCGGAGGACGTTCGCTCGCACGAAATCTCGTTTGAGATGAAGCCGCCGCCGCTGCCGCGCGCCGCCGCGAACAACGCGCAGCAGCTGCTCCGGGAAGAACGCGTGCTGCGGAATCGCGTGGAGAGAGAGGGTTTCGTGGTCGATCCGGTGAGTTTAAGCGCCGAGAGGGAGTGGCAGAGCGAGAGGTTCGATTTCGCGCCGAAGAAGCCGCTGATTGTGGTGACGCCGACGTACGAGCGCACGTTTCAGGCGTATTTCCTGAATCGGCTGGGGCAGGTGCTGCGGCTGGTGCCGCCGCCGGTGGTGTGGATTGTGGTGGAGATGAAGGCGGCGTCGATGGAGACAGCGGAGGTGCTGAGGAAGACGGGCGTGATGTATAGGCATTTGGTGTGCAATAAGAATTTGACGGATGTGAAGGACAGAGGGGTTCATCAGAGGAACACAGCGTTGGAACACATTGAGCATCATAGGCTTGATGGAATTGTTTACTTTGCGGATGATGATAATGTGTATTCTCTCGAGTTGTTTGACGCCTTGAGAGATATCAG CCGCTTTGGCACTTGGCCTGTTGCCATGCTTGTGCCAAGCAAGAACAAGGCCATTTTGGAGGGTCCTGTATGCAATGCAAGCCAAGTGATTGGATGGCATACAAATGAGAAAAGTAAAAGACTTCGTAGATTTCATGTTGATATGTCTGGATTTGCATTCAACAGCACAATCTTGTGGGATCCAAAACGATGGCAACGCCCTTCTTCAAATCCCATACGACAGTTAGACACAGTGAAGGAGGGTTTTCAA GAGACCACCTTTATAGAACAATTGGTGGAAGATGAAAGTCAAATGGAAGGTTCACCTCCTGGTTGTTCAAAAATATTGAATTGGCATCTCCATTTGACTGCCCATAATATAGTTTACCCAAAAGGTTGGGTGCTTCAGAAAAACCTAGATGCTGTCATACCTGTCAAGTAA